One window of the Rosa rugosa chromosome 3, drRosRugo1.1, whole genome shotgun sequence genome contains the following:
- the LOC133735765 gene encoding autophagy-related protein 9, producing MMFGWLKGVKSLGSFKWRGESSLTASLLRDAAPEVELSAYGRAPSPSPGSESPTGLLNGESVNVEPIADLDLFFERLYSYYCDKGLWCIVIKWIVELLSLGFTICFSGFFLLFVDWNGLRNAKCGMDAFQSGTKPCDLATEALHQHPLSPLTLSKAIIVGYLFIFSIYWIFCFLRFFAQLRDTLGVRHFYHHSLHVTDNEIKTMPWASILEKVVQLQRSQQLCVVKDLSAHDVVMRLMRKENYLIGMLNKGVLAFPISQWVPGSGPTVKLPSDGKRERLILTKTLEWTLNWCILQSMFDRNFCVRRDFVSNPRTLQKRLMVVGLAMLLLSPFLVIFMLVYLFLRHAEQFYNHPSTASSRRWSNLSRWMFREFNEVDHLFKHRINSSLVHASEYLKQFPSPIISIIAKFISFVSGGFAAILIIIAFLEESLLEGHIFGRNLFWYAAVFGTITAISRAAISDELLVLDPEGAMSMVVQYTHYMPKTWRGKENTEGVRIEFESLFQYTGMMLLEEMASIFLTPYLLIFVVPKRVDDILEFIAEFTIDVEGVGHVCSFSAFDFQKHGNRNYGSPFNVPRSQRSSQGKMEKSFLSFQSSYPSWDPNAQGHQFLLNLRTFREQKLQGQETRHAYSPQRMSPGSPSLRTFGGMNYLSRERLHHNPRTGYQLGSLWLIDADQKNHPYLLDWYYTSAPHHTTSYKRDILEEPFEGAEQQSVDWMPPNFTDNGARFEDLWDHHYEDRSRSYLGASTSAPFPRDNVLQHHDTGNLAHQTRSHWWARTGPHGTQPQSSFLDPPQSSFLEPPNFTCRPSDNFYENFSDRSLEEQAEEQEQERNERQDAEQDVEQEQNLDWRRNYHNLSRTTYMDDLDLEAGKFNLHFDDVYSRRPETPKDITTKLQ from the exons ATGATGTTCGGTTGGCTTAAGGGTGTGAAGTCTCTCGGCAGTTTTAAGTGGCGCGGTGAATCATCTTTGACAGCATCATTGCTTAGAGATGCAGCTCCTGAGGTTGAATTATCTGCGTATGGAAGGGCACCGAGTCCAAGTCCCGGCAGCGAGAGCCCAACTGGGCTTCTTAATGGCGAGAGTGTAAATGTGGAACCAATTGCTGATTTGGACCTGTTCTTTGAAAGGCTGTACAGTTACTATTGTGATAAAGGCCTCTGGTGTATCGTCATAAAGTGGATAGTAGAGCTTCTCAGCTTGGGTTTCACCATATGCTTCTCTGGGTTCTTCTTATTATTTGTTGATTGGAATGGTCTTCGTAATGCGAAGTGTGGGATGGATGCATTTCAATCTGGAACTAAGCCCTGTGATCTTGCTACTGAAGCTCTTCATCAGCACCCATTAAGCCCTCTGACACTTTCCAAAGCTATAATTGTTGGATATTTGTTTATATTTTCCATTTACTGGATCTTCTGTTTTCTGAGGTTTTTCGCTCAACTACGAGATACTTTGGGAGTCCGTCACTTCTATCACCACAG CCTCCATGTCACGGACAATGAAATTAAGACCATGCCATGGGCATCAATTCTGGAGAAGGTTGTCCAGCTACAAAGATCACAGCAGCTTTGTGTGGTCAAAGATCTTTCTGCTCATGATGTGGTTATGCGTTTGATGCGGAAGGAGAACTATTTAATTGGAATGCTTAACAAGGGTGTTCTTGCTTTTCCAATCTCACAGTGGGTCCCAGGTAGTGGCCCAACTGTTAAATTGCCCTCGGATGGAAAGCGAGAGCGTCTAATTCTGACAAAAACCCTTGAGTGGACTTTAAATTGGTGCATACTGCAGAGCATGTTTGATCG GAATTTTTGTGTTAGAAGGGACTTTGTATCAAATCCAAGAACATTACAGAAAAGACTTATGGTAGTTGGGCTTGCTATGCTTCTCCTTTCGCCATTTCTTGTCATATTCATGCTGGTATATCTCTTCTTAAGGCATGCAGAACAATTTTATAATCATCCGAGCACTGCTTCTTCTAGAAGATGGTCAAATTTGTCAAGGTGGATGTTTAGGGAATTCAATGAG GTGGAccacttgttcaaacacagaATCAATAGCAGTTTGGTACATGCTTCTGAATATTTGAAGCAATTTCCTTCTCCTATTATATCCATTATAGCAAAATTCATCTCttttgtttctggtggctttgcTGCTATTTTAATCATCATTGCGTTCCTAGAGGAATCTCTGCTAGAGGGCCAT ATATTTGGTCGCAACTTGTTCTGGTATGCTGCTGTTTTTGGAACTATAACAGCTATTAGCAGGGCTGCAATTAGTGATGAGCTTCTGGTCCTTGATCCAGAGGGGGCAATGTCTATGGTGGTTCAATACACACATTATATGCCCAAGACATGGCGTGGCAAAGAGAATACTGAGGGTGTTCGGATAGAGTTTGAATCCCTGTTTCAG TATACTGGAATGATGCTACTTGAGGAGATGGCCTCTATCTTTCTCACTCCATATTTACTTATATTTGTTGTTCCAAAG AGGGTGGATGACATTTTAGAGTTTATTGCAGAATTCACAATTGATGTTGAAGGTGTTGGTCATGTTTGCAG TTTTAGTGCCTTTGATTTTCAAAAACATGGTAATAGGAACTATGGGTCACCTTTCAATGTACCTCGCTCACAGAGGAGTTCTCAGGGTAAAATGGAGAAATCATTCTTGAG TTTCCAGAGTAGCTATCCTTCGTGGGACCCAAATGCACAAGGACATCAGTTTCTTTTAAATCTTAGAACTTTCAGGGAGCAAAAGTTGCAGGGACAAGAAACTAGACATGCATATTCTCCTCAGAGAATGTCACCGGGTAGCCCCAGTTTGAGAACTTTTGGTGGCATGAACTATCTCTCAAGGGAAAGGCTACATCATAATCCTAGAACTGGCTATCAATTAGGTTCTCTGTGGTTAATTGATGCAGATCAGAAGAATCATCCATACCTTCTTGATTGGTATTACACCTCTGCCCCACACCATACAACGAGTTACAAGAGGGATATTCTGGAAGAACCATTTGAAGGTGCTGAGCAGCAGTCTGTGGATTGGATGCCACCCAACTTCACAGACAATGGAGCAAGATTTGAAGATCTTTGGGACCATCATTATGAGGATCGATCACGGTCTTATCTGGGGGCTTCTACATCAGCCCCTTTCCCCCGAGATAATGTACTTCAGCATCACGATACTGGTAATCTGGCACACCAAACTCGGAGTCACTGGTGGGCTAGAACTGGCCCTCATGGTACACAGCCCCAGTCAAGTTTTCTTGATCCTCCACAGTCAAGTTTCCTTGAGCCTCCTAATTTCACGTGCCGGCCTTCAGATaatttttatgaaaatttctcaGATAGAAGCTTAGAGGAACAGGCTGAAGAACAGGAACAGGAACGGAATGAACGACAGGATGCAGAACAAGATGTAGAGCAGGAACAGAACTTGGATTGGAGGAGGAACTACCATAACTTATCTCGAACTACTTATATGGATGACTTAGACTTAGAGGCAGGAaaatttaatcttcattttgaTGATGTATATAGTAGACGTCCCGAAACCCCCAAAGATATAACCACCAAACTTCAGTGA
- the LOC133735766 gene encoding CDT1-like protein a, chloroplastic, translating into MSSSETKEGSDLALKFKSKKPLTQTKPQSVEKDPILTAPTPEKTLQPAPPRARNRNFALSIGEIRRAAAKSVGEKKEQIGSARRQIAWPEENPKKARAGARKKLPEKFEMLGEFFNCLDSSIRLLRSKGLKTSFRNICPAVEDLTDRRFTYSHLAQMKFILPEVIEIKKVLVLDERTSCLKPDLHVALNVQALENDGKSKSEGGGIVQLKTTLNLRRVFRDRLVEVSRSYPEDYEIPEETLPHPFNCGKQDIHSNRVKFSSSSSPGEEVSTSVDTVEQPAVFKTCLQGDEIPDETHQTPSNQSMEDLNFNIIRTPSVPLPIKTSFEAPKNQQPEIASHLSLSFRRHFSQKAKHSESENIQDDPPKASLRASNLSVSESNLNTVCSIKEDSIAASSHGQVPATPTKKIDPVEDDGLPGNNTAIQSAPGKLASTPAKLVSTPAKLMSITPAPHAPKRCFMSPEDSSPNKLVRRPPRTRSLKFDTPVKSRNADEVLDTDDASMDKDILDILPRDLLQSLRDKERKATEERNPAISQAKRRQKMIANLPKLFNMIHFLVQSMNRSFITKQELVHKIIWNHCDMIDRKDVEEQLNLLLELVPDWISEKKLGGDLLFYINKRSCPEAIRSRLEEAN; encoded by the exons ATGAGTTCCTCAGAGACCAAAGAAGGTTCAGATCTGGCTCTGAAATTCAAATCGAAGAAACCCTTAACCCAAACGAAGCCCCAATCGGTGGAGAAAGACCCGATTTTGACCGCGCCGACGCCGGAGAAGACCCTGCAGCCGGCGCCGCCGCGAGCCCGGAACCGGAACTTCGCGCTGTCCATCGGAGAAATCAGGAGAGCCGCGGCGAAAAGCGTCGGCGAGAAGAAGGAGCAGATCGGATCTGCCAGACGGCAAATCGCGTGGCCGGAGGAGAATCCGAAGAAGGCCCGTGCCGGCGCACGGAAAAAGCTACCGGAGAA GTTTGAAATGTTGGGTGAGTTTTTCAATTGCTTGGATAGTTCGATTCGGTTGTTGAGGTCTAAGGGATTGAAGACGAGCTTCAGGAACATCTGCCCTGCGGTTGAGGATTTGACTGATAG gaggtTTACATATAGTCACTTGGCTCAGATGAAGTTTATTTTGCCTGAGGTGATTGAGATAAAGAAAGTGCTTGTGTTGGATGAGCGAACCAGTTGTTTGAAACCGGATCTTCATGTTGCCTTGAATGTTCAAGCATTAGAGAACGATGGCAAGTCGAAATCTGAAGGTGGGGGGATTGTGCAGTTGAAGACGACACTGAATTTGAGAAGGGTGTTCCGTGATCGGCTTGTGGAGGTTTCAAGATCTTATCCTGAG GATTATGAAATTCCAGAAGAAACTCTGCCCCATCCATTCAACTGTGGCAAGCAAGATATACATTCAAATAGGGTCAAGTTTTCCTCCTCATCCTCTCCTGGGGAGGAGGTGTCAACCAGTGTAGACACAGTTGAGCAACCAGCAGTTTTTAAGACCTGCCTTCAGGGTGATGAAATTCCAGATGAAACACATCAAACGCCATCTAATCAATCAATGGAGGATTTGAATTTTAACATAATCAGAACCCCCAGTGTTCCATTGCCTATTAAGACATCATTTGAAGCACCTAAAAATCAGCAACCAGAAATAGCATCTCATCTTTCGCTATCTTTTCGAAGGCACTTTTCTCAGAAAGCTAAACACAGTGAGTCAGAGAACATACAGGATGATCCACCGAAGGCATCTCTCCGAGCTTCAAATCTTTCAGTTTCAGAGTCAAATCTCAATACAGTTTGCTCCATTAAGGAAGATAGTATTGCTGCTTCTTCCCATGGTCAAGTGCCTGCAACCCCAACCAAAAAGATAGACCCTGTAGAGGATGATGGTTTGCCTGGAAATAATACTGCCATCCAGTCTGCTCCAGGAAAGCTTGCTTCAACTCCAGCAAAGCTTGTTTCCACTCCAGCAAAGTTGATGTCCATCACACCTGCACCGCACGCACCAAAGCGATGTTTTATGAGCCCAGAGGATAGCTCACCGAACAAGTTGGTCAGGCGTCCTCCACGCACCAGGTCGTTGAAATTTGACACTCCTGTGAAGAGTAGAAATGCAGATGAAGTTCTTGATACGGATGACGCATCAATGGATAAAGACATTCTTGATATTCTTCCTAGGGATCTTTTGCAATCG CTTAGAGATAAGGAGAGGAAGGCAACAGAGGAGAGAAATCCAGCCATCTCACAAGCTAAGAGGCGGCAGAAAATGATTGCCAACCTGCCTAAACTCTTTAACATGATTCATTTCCTAGTTCAGTCAATGAACCGTTCTTTTATCACCAAACAGGAGCTTGTACACAAGATAATTTGGAACCATTGTGACATGATTGACAGAA AGGATGTTGAAGAGCAACTGAATTTACTGCTAGAATTGGTTCCAGACTGGATCTCTGAAAAGAAACTTGGAGGAGATTTGCTTTTCTA CATTAATAAAAGATCATGTCCTGAGGCAATACGTTCCCGTCTTGAAGAAGCAAACTGA